A genomic stretch from Pseudomonadota bacterium includes:
- a CDS encoding B12-binding domain-containing radical SAM protein, giving the protein MKILLIDPPFGSIDMGGEKKRFAGVENAIPSLGLAYLAAVAEQDGHEVRIHDGTITPDWSTMAALGREFRPDVVGITAKTPSFTNCIQAAKVLKEASPGVILVAGGSHPTAMTDHALAAETFDFLILGEGEETFCELLHKIGNRETDFATVPGLAFLRDGLPVITAPRAPIADLDLIPFPARHLLPPLTAYSPTAASYRQLPLAHIMTSRGCPSRCNFCDRAIFGERYRARSADNVLTEIDQVVNTHGAREIRFFDDTFTINSNRLTAICQGMKTDFARIPWTCLTKAEAVDLDLLKMMRDSGCWQVLYGLESGDDGVLASLGKKNTVAMNRRAVRWAREAGLRVRADFIVGTPAETPESLQKTLDFAKELDLDFAHFNKFVPFPGTTFYQQLTSQGYNFDFSGASSTLDHDALIYVPPDVPVDWYKKFLERSYKEFYLRPGYMIRRLLSMRSWPEFRGNFKGMFAINSL; this is encoded by the coding sequence ATGAAAATCCTCCTTATTGATCCGCCATTCGGGTCCATCGACATGGGCGGCGAAAAAAAACGGTTTGCCGGGGTTGAGAACGCCATTCCATCCCTTGGTCTGGCCTATCTTGCCGCTGTTGCCGAACAGGACGGTCATGAGGTCCGGATTCACGACGGCACCATCACCCCGGACTGGTCGACCATGGCGGCTCTGGGCCGTGAATTCAGGCCTGATGTGGTGGGGATCACCGCCAAGACCCCTTCCTTCACTAACTGTATTCAAGCGGCCAAGGTTCTGAAAGAAGCCTCTCCCGGAGTGATTCTGGTCGCCGGCGGATCACACCCCACGGCCATGACCGACCATGCCCTGGCTGCGGAAACCTTTGATTTTCTGATTCTCGGAGAAGGGGAAGAAACCTTTTGTGAACTTTTACATAAAATCGGCAACCGGGAAACGGATTTCGCCACGGTTCCCGGCCTGGCCTTTCTCCGGGATGGCCTACCGGTTATCACGGCGCCCCGCGCCCCCATTGCTGACCTTGACCTGATCCCCTTCCCGGCCCGGCATCTCCTGCCGCCTTTGACCGCCTACTCCCCCACCGCCGCCTCATACCGACAGCTTCCGCTCGCCCATATCATGACCAGTCGCGGCTGCCCGTCCCGCTGTAATTTCTGCGACCGGGCCATCTTCGGAGAGCGCTACCGGGCCAGGAGTGCGGACAACGTTCTTACGGAAATCGATCAGGTGGTCAATACCCACGGCGCGAGGGAGATCCGTTTCTTCGATGACACCTTTACCATCAACAGCAACCGGCTGACCGCCATCTGTCAGGGGATGAAAACGGATTTTGCCCGGATTCCCTGGACCTGTCTTACCAAGGCCGAGGCGGTGGACCTCGACCTGCTGAAGATGATGCGTGATTCGGGCTGCTGGCAGGTGCTCTACGGCCTTGAATCGGGGGATGACGGGGTGCTTGCTTCCCTGGGCAAGAAAAATACCGTGGCAATGAACCGCCGCGCCGTGCGCTGGGCAAGGGAAGCCGGGCTGAGGGTCCGGGCCGATTTTATTGTCGGAACCCCGGCGGAGACCCCTGAATCATTGCAGAAGACGCTTGATTTCGCGAAAGAACTCGATCTCGATTTTGCCCATTTCAACAAGTTCGTCCCCTTTCCCGGCACCACCTTTTACCAGCAACTCACCAGCCAGGGATACAACTTCGACTTTTCCGGCGCAAGCTCCACCCTCGACCACGATGCCTTGATCTATGTACCGCCGGATGTCCCTGTTGACTGGTACAAAAAATTTCTCGAACGTTCCTACAAGGAATTCTACCTGCGGCCTGGCTACATGATCCGGCGTTTACTTTCCATGCGGAGCTGGCCGGAATTCCGGGGGAACTTCAAGGGAATGTTTGCCATCAATTCGCTCTAA
- a CDS encoding OmpA family protein encodes MLKRILPLLFCIVFCLPAPGHAIPGYMKLRMGTMSGQVVYEDKPLSNYLVAFFNVEKGLPPIKGQTGRIPDFGAFTDEEGKFAMKLLTGDYYIGVLNRPRDGQPGPPRTGETYYFADGGQGKLRRLYIEDFKDIDYGVISCSPPDVFNETEQGFVLKGFVYNGEESEVPYPNAIVLARKKPTFGRPDYISAPTGKDGSFTLDVQPDTKFYLFARAALSGERPNPGDTIGQYSSSQEAIAVKGPQAGSEGPEITVKFNDAIALEGKKGEVLDGIAIYMYAMPDQGEMQEKYRGTTEGLNFLADNSKQNITFASGSATLTEKAEVELDNWVKVLTDQPDLHVEIRAYADSIGSELSNLELSKQRADAAAAYMIGQGIIPSRITSEGLGEENPVADNHTEEGRSQNRRVELNFR; translated from the coding sequence ATGTTGAAAAGAATTTTGCCGCTCCTGTTCTGTATCGTCTTCTGTCTGCCTGCTCCGGGCCATGCCATCCCCGGCTATATGAAACTCCGGATGGGAACCATGTCGGGCCAGGTCGTTTATGAGGATAAGCCCCTCAGTAATTACCTGGTCGCCTTTTTCAATGTCGAGAAGGGGCTCCCCCCGATTAAAGGCCAAACAGGGCGTATCCCTGACTTCGGGGCGTTCACCGACGAAGAGGGCAAGTTTGCCATGAAACTCCTCACCGGGGATTACTATATCGGAGTTCTCAATCGTCCCCGCGATGGACAGCCGGGCCCTCCCAGAACAGGTGAGACCTATTATTTTGCCGACGGTGGTCAGGGGAAACTGCGGCGGCTGTATATCGAGGATTTCAAGGATATTGATTATGGTGTCATTTCCTGTTCCCCACCCGATGTTTTTAATGAAACCGAACAGGGTTTTGTCCTGAAAGGGTTCGTCTATAACGGTGAGGAATCCGAAGTGCCATATCCCAATGCTATTGTCCTGGCCAGAAAAAAACCGACATTTGGCCGGCCGGATTATATCTCGGCCCCCACCGGGAAAGACGGCAGCTTTACGCTCGATGTTCAACCCGACACGAAATTTTATCTTTTTGCCCGCGCCGCTTTGAGCGGTGAGCGCCCCAATCCCGGTGATACGATCGGTCAGTACAGTTCATCCCAGGAGGCCATCGCTGTCAAGGGACCGCAGGCTGGATCAGAAGGTCCTGAGATTACGGTAAAATTTAATGATGCCATAGCCCTTGAAGGCAAGAAGGGCGAGGTCCTTGACGGGATAGCCATCTATATGTACGCCATGCCGGATCAGGGGGAAATGCAGGAAAAGTACAGGGGAACAACCGAGGGGCTGAATTTTCTGGCCGACAACTCCAAACAGAATATCACATTTGCTTCCGGGAGTGCTACCCTTACAGAGAAAGCTGAAGTCGAACTGGACAACTGGGTCAAGGTCCTGACCGATCAGCCCGATCTCCACGTGGAGATCCGAGCATATGCCGACAGCATCGGCAGTGAACTTTCCAACCTGGAACTCTCGAAACAGCGGGCTGATGCCGCTGCTGCGTATATGATCGGCCAGGGTATCATCCCGAGCAGGATAACGAGTGAAGGGCTGGGGGAAGAAAATCCGGTGGCGGATAATCATACTGAAGAGGGGCGGAGTCAGAATCGTCGGGTCGAACTCAATTTTCGATGA
- a CDS encoding DegT/DnrJ/EryC1/StrS family aminotransferase translates to MTKAKRNHFIPVCEPVIGKREEQYVLECLRTRWISSAGKYVDRFEELMAKHYGVKHAVAVANGTCAVHAALLAAGVGPEDEVIIPDFTLIVSASQVIMTGAQPVLVDVDPDTWCMDPEQVEKKITRRTKVIMPVHMYGHPADMGALKKIARKHGIKVVADCAQAHGVEYQGSEKAILGDMGTFSFYGNKVLTTGEGGMVVTDNTQFADKVRLLRNQAFVKPRFHHSELGYNYRITNIQAAIGTAQVEQFAKLVKMKRRVGKAYLKGLKGIDGLRLPVEKEWAKNVYWMFGMVLEKPIKISRDHLMEKLRERGVDSRAFFYPMHQQKVFRKNRQDNFPAVNGKYPVSKYLGAQGLYLPSGAEISQDDIRYVCDTVKELIQ, encoded by the coding sequence ATGACAAAAGCAAAGAGGAATCATTTTATTCCGGTGTGTGAGCCGGTTATCGGCAAGCGTGAAGAGCAGTACGTTTTAGAATGTCTGCGTACGCGCTGGATATCATCAGCCGGCAAATACGTCGATCGGTTTGAGGAGTTGATGGCCAAGCATTATGGGGTTAAGCATGCAGTGGCGGTAGCGAATGGGACCTGCGCTGTTCATGCGGCCCTCCTGGCTGCCGGGGTTGGCCCGGAGGATGAGGTGATTATTCCTGATTTTACCCTGATCGTATCAGCCAGCCAGGTCATCATGACTGGAGCTCAACCGGTCCTGGTTGATGTTGATCCGGATACATGGTGTATGGATCCTGAGCAGGTTGAAAAGAAAATTACCAGGCGAACCAAAGTGATCATGCCGGTTCACATGTATGGCCATCCGGCTGATATGGGGGCACTGAAAAAAATAGCCCGAAAACATGGAATAAAAGTTGTTGCCGACTGCGCTCAGGCCCATGGGGTTGAGTATCAGGGCAGTGAAAAGGCTATTCTGGGTGATATGGGGACATTCAGTTTTTATGGGAACAAGGTACTTACAACCGGTGAAGGTGGGATGGTTGTTACCGATAATACTCAATTCGCAGATAAGGTCAGGCTGTTACGTAACCAGGCATTTGTTAAACCGCGTTTTCATCATAGTGAACTGGGGTATAATTACAGGATTACCAACATCCAGGCTGCAATCGGGACCGCCCAGGTCGAGCAATTTGCCAAACTGGTAAAGATGAAACGTCGGGTGGGCAAGGCATATCTGAAGGGTTTGAAAGGTATTGATGGCCTGCGTTTACCTGTTGAGAAAGAATGGGCCAAAAATGTGTACTGGATGTTTGGAATGGTGCTTGAGAAACCAATAAAAATCAGTCGTGATCATCTGATGGAAAAACTCCGTGAGCGTGGTGTGGATTCACGCGCTTTTTTTTATCCGATGCATCAGCAGAAGGTTTTTCGTAAAAATAGGCAGGACAATTTCCCTGCGGTCAATGGCAAATATCCGGTTTCAAAATATCTTGGGGCTCAGGGGCTGTATCTGCCTTCCGGTGCAGAAATTTCACAGGACGATATTCGTTATGTGTGTGACACTGTGAAGGAACTCATTCAATGA
- a CDS encoding glycosyltransferase yields MILATYNEKEYVVDMIGSLYKEIAAPLEVVVVDDNSPDGTADLVAGLDHPGLKLLRRKTRGLAGAFHRGILEARGDILCWMDADMCMPATVLKQMIDGLDDHHMVIGSRYAEGGFDNRHPLRIVASRVINWFARTVLGGHVKDYDSGFVAIRREVFDHVSLIPYGYGEYFIEFVYDSYRKGLKIKEVGYAFKDRSKGISKSAPSLWRFFVTGLHYIFRIISLRFRFLRGGTQ; encoded by the coding sequence GTGATTCTGGCGACCTATAACGAAAAGGAATACGTCGTTGACATGATAGGCAGCCTGTATAAAGAAATTGCAGCGCCTCTGGAGGTTGTCGTGGTTGACGATAACTCACCTGATGGCACAGCTGATCTTGTGGCAGGGCTTGATCATCCGGGATTGAAGCTTCTCAGGCGTAAAACCCGGGGCCTGGCCGGTGCCTTTCATCGGGGGATACTGGAGGCCCGCGGAGATATTTTATGCTGGATGGATGCTGATATGTGTATGCCGGCAACGGTATTAAAACAGATGATTGACGGTCTTGATGACCATCATATGGTGATTGGTTCCCGCTATGCTGAAGGCGGCTTTGATAACCGCCATCCCTTGCGGATTGTTGCCAGCCGGGTGATCAACTGGTTTGCCAGGACGGTGCTGGGTGGTCACGTCAAGGACTATGACAGTGGATTTGTCGCAATTCGCAGGGAAGTATTTGACCATGTCTCATTGATCCCATATGGATACGGTGAATATTTTATAGAGTTTGTCTATGATAGCTACCGGAAGGGACTGAAAATAAAAGAAGTCGGCTATGCGTTTAAGGACCGAAGCAAAGGTATTTCCAAGTCAGCTCCAAGCCTGTGGCGTTTTTTTGTTACAGGATTACATTATATTTTCCGGATCATAAGCCTGCGGTTCAGATTTTTGCGGGGAGGGACTCAATAA
- a CDS encoding YfhO family protein: MYFNGKAEGAGWWSRYRYPLILALVLILPFIDILIVPHGRILGNGACDNAQSYYFMADYTAQQFREFRLPIWSPLSMLGIPFLAQGEASVFHPLSLLYFIMPTGVAINWLIAINFVLAGLAFYGYLRSLILGRQASFLGALVWSFSSIFSSRIYAGHLNYLLCLTLMPLILMLWERYRLSNNIRFLAGISLCYGLMLLAFYPQITYIFSIFILLYVVLQGVAASNDPVGLRREAAMALRLGGAILLGIGFGAIQLFPSLDFVSQSFRQQANIEFAGSFSFPIENLLTLIAPGFFGTKWGAQAGQYWGRNYFWEMWMYLGVFPLTMALAGVWGAPAKRRWMFVICIAVFMLLGLGKNTPLFPFIYAHVPLFDLMRGSSKITLMAMIALITLSSYGFDAFLGMVNQRRRTAKIAIWVALVLGIALAGLLIWLEMSGGSGGAWRALLERTARSGDPTILADSPDAWQNANGFFSGATKALSIGLILAGAGLMLLFWARSRKDRLPLLFPAMILLIALDLLPTFLSLERTTFDQSLIKLPAGITEYVRQFPYPPRLLMPLEDNTVPNIALSYGYSSAFGYMNNTLKRYNTFISLAQNHDPRDSRAVAHFFQETPAFRVLAYDAAATWGRLPGSSSGQWNFTDLSYNNRKIPRAFLATVPRYMDSEEEALAYVLAPDTDLLHSPAIERGNNRPGGQGGPLDSGEQVRFVSFSPERIELEVVSTAVRELVLCEMYEKNWTATVNGVPAALVPANYLFRSVQVPAGTSTIVFEYRPRSFYLGCAVSALSLLLLLFVCLRRSKEGSES, from the coding sequence ATGTATTTCAACGGAAAAGCGGAAGGGGCGGGGTGGTGGTCTCGGTACCGGTATCCGCTGATTCTGGCGCTGGTATTGATCCTGCCCTTTATCGATATTCTGATCGTTCCCCATGGCAGGATTCTCGGCAATGGAGCCTGTGACAACGCCCAGTCCTATTATTTTATGGCTGATTATACAGCCCAGCAGTTCCGCGAGTTTCGACTTCCCATCTGGAGTCCTTTGTCGATGCTGGGAATCCCTTTCCTCGCTCAAGGCGAGGCGTCGGTCTTTCACCCCCTGTCGCTCCTGTATTTTATCATGCCGACCGGGGTGGCGATCAACTGGCTGATTGCCATCAATTTCGTTCTCGCCGGCCTGGCTTTCTACGGATATCTCCGATCGCTCATCCTCGGCAGGCAGGCGTCTTTCCTTGGCGCTCTGGTCTGGAGTTTTTCCAGTATCTTTTCTTCCAGGATCTATGCCGGTCATCTCAATTACCTGCTTTGTCTTACCTTGATGCCGTTGATTCTGATGTTGTGGGAGAGATATCGCCTTTCAAACAATATTCGTTTCCTGGCTGGCATCTCTCTCTGCTACGGCTTGATGCTGCTCGCATTTTATCCCCAGATTACCTATATCTTTTCCATCTTTATACTTCTGTACGTCGTGCTGCAGGGAGTGGCTGCGAGTAATGATCCGGTCGGGTTGCGTCGGGAGGCGGCGATGGCCTTGAGGCTCGGGGGGGCCATCCTGTTGGGGATCGGTTTTGGGGCCATTCAGTTGTTTCCGTCACTCGATTTTGTCAGCCAATCGTTCCGCCAGCAGGCCAACATTGAGTTTGCCGGCAGCTTTTCCTTTCCGATCGAGAACCTCCTCACGTTGATTGCCCCCGGGTTTTTCGGGACGAAGTGGGGGGCTCAGGCCGGACAGTACTGGGGGCGGAATTATTTCTGGGAGATGTGGATGTATCTGGGGGTCTTTCCCCTGACCATGGCTTTGGCCGGTGTTTGGGGTGCCCCGGCCAAACGGAGATGGATGTTTGTGATCTGTATCGCGGTTTTTATGCTCCTCGGGCTGGGGAAGAATACCCCGCTTTTCCCGTTTATTTATGCCCATGTGCCGTTATTTGATCTCATGCGGGGATCGTCGAAAATTACCCTGATGGCGATGATCGCCCTGATCACTTTGAGCAGTTACGGTTTTGATGCATTTTTGGGAATGGTCAATCAGCGGCGACGGACGGCGAAGATCGCTATTTGGGTGGCCCTTGTACTCGGAATCGCTCTCGCCGGATTGCTCATCTGGCTGGAAATGAGCGGCGGATCCGGTGGCGCCTGGCGCGCCTTGCTTGAGAGGACTGCCCGTTCCGGTGATCCGACAATCCTGGCCGATTCTCCGGATGCCTGGCAGAATGCCAATGGTTTTTTTTCAGGGGCGACAAAGGCTCTTTCTATTGGACTCATTCTGGCCGGGGCCGGCCTGATGCTTCTGTTCTGGGCCAGAAGCCGCAAGGATCGCCTTCCCCTGCTTTTCCCTGCCATGATACTCTTGATCGCTCTTGATCTGCTCCCGACGTTCCTGTCGCTTGAACGGACGACCTTTGACCAGTCCCTGATCAAACTGCCGGCGGGGATCACCGAATATGTCCGGCAATTTCCCTATCCCCCCCGGTTACTCATGCCCCTGGAAGACAACACGGTACCGAACATCGCCTTGAGTTACGGCTATTCGTCGGCTTTCGGCTATATGAACAATACACTGAAACGGTATAACACCTTTATCAGCCTTGCCCAGAATCATGATCCCAGGGATTCTCGCGCGGTTGCCCATTTTTTTCAGGAGACCCCTGCCTTCCGGGTCCTGGCCTACGATGCTGCCGCCACTTGGGGTCGCCTTCCCGGTTCTTCATCCGGCCAATGGAATTTCACGGACCTTTCCTACAACAATAGAAAGATCCCCCGGGCATTTCTGGCGACAGTCCCAAGGTATATGGACAGTGAGGAGGAGGCCCTGGCCTATGTTCTCGCTCCCGATACTGATCTTCTTCATTCTCCGGCCATTGAACGAGGCAACAATCGTCCGGGAGGGCAGGGGGGGCCATTAGACTCAGGAGAGCAGGTTCGCTTTGTATCCTTCAGCCCCGAACGGATCGAACTCGAAGTCGTGAGCACGGCGGTTCGGGAACTTGTCCTGTGCGAGATGTACGAAAAGAACTGGACCGCCACCGTCAACGGAGTTCCGGCTGCCCTCGTTCCTGCCAACTATCTGTTCCGGTCGGTCCAGGTCCCGGCCGGGACCTCCACGATTGTTTTCGAATATCGTCCCCGTTCCTTTTACCTGGGCTGCGCGGTTTCGGCTTTGTCCCTCCTTTTGTTGTTATTTGTCTGCCTGAGGCGTAGCAAAGAAGGATCCGAATCGTGA
- a CDS encoding B12-binding domain-containing radical SAM protein, with protein sequence MKILLVRPVSDNSQIIPTLGLGYLATQVKKHGHEAEVLDCARTGLDHNGFRDFLRERRFDIIGIQVFTCDFSSARKMLDIVKEVDREVVTIAGGPHISGLPEHTLRTVPSLDYGFCGEAEIGLPLFCDFISGADGITRTEVPGLVYREGESIRTNDRKICEDLDNLEFPDWDQIDPKTYPVAPHGTFTKRLPVAPIITSRGCPYECAYCGVKSNTGQRLRKRSPANIVAEIELLVSKYGVREIHIEDDNFTFDRRRVMEFCNLLIERRIDISWACPNGVRLDTLDGELLQTMEKAGCYSFAVGIESGSPKILKDMNRKMVLETLKEKVKLIAEATKIRMTGFAMAGYPTETVDDIEKTIGLTLALPIHRVQFSNFLPLPGTRIFNELLECGDISLNSLDWDSFQDNRIVYSPPGMTPETLHRLIKKGFYKFYFRPRIIWGLIREIHSFEQFRIVLKRALDIFR encoded by the coding sequence ATGAAGATCCTCCTTGTAAGACCTGTTTCCGACAACTCGCAGATCATCCCAACCTTAGGCCTCGGCTATCTTGCCACGCAGGTCAAAAAGCACGGGCATGAAGCCGAGGTCCTGGATTGCGCCAGAACAGGTTTGGACCATAATGGATTCAGGGATTTTCTACGCGAGCGGCGGTTCGATATCATCGGCATCCAGGTATTCACCTGCGATTTCTCCTCGGCCAGGAAGATGCTCGACATCGTCAAGGAAGTTGACCGGGAGGTGGTGACGATAGCCGGCGGCCCACACATCTCGGGACTACCGGAACACACCCTGCGGACGGTGCCCAGCCTCGACTACGGTTTCTGCGGCGAAGCCGAGATCGGATTGCCCCTGTTCTGCGACTTCATCTCCGGAGCAGATGGCATCACCCGGACCGAAGTGCCGGGCCTTGTCTACCGCGAGGGAGAAAGCATTCGCACCAACGATCGGAAGATCTGTGAAGATCTTGACAACCTGGAATTCCCGGACTGGGATCAGATCGATCCGAAAACCTATCCGGTGGCGCCCCACGGCACCTTTACCAAGCGGTTGCCGGTGGCGCCGATCATTACTTCGCGTGGCTGTCCCTACGAGTGCGCTTACTGCGGGGTGAAATCCAATACGGGCCAGCGGCTTCGCAAACGCAGCCCGGCTAACATCGTGGCCGAGATTGAACTTCTGGTTTCAAAGTACGGGGTGCGGGAGATCCATATCGAGGACGATAATTTCACCTTCGATCGCCGGCGGGTGATGGAGTTCTGCAACCTGCTCATCGAACGCCGGATTGATATATCCTGGGCTTGCCCCAACGGGGTCAGGCTCGATACGCTCGATGGTGAGCTCCTGCAGACCATGGAAAAGGCCGGCTGCTACTCGTTTGCCGTCGGCATCGAATCGGGTTCCCCGAAGATCCTGAAGGACATGAACCGGAAGATGGTCCTCGAGACCCTTAAGGAAAAGGTCAAGCTCATCGCCGAAGCGACGAAAATCAGGATGACCGGATTTGCCATGGCGGGCTATCCCACCGAGACCGTCGACGACATTGAGAAGACGATTGGTCTGACCCTGGCCCTGCCGATCCACCGCGTCCAGTTTTCCAACTTCCTGCCCTTGCCCGGCACCAGAATTTTTAACGAACTTCTGGAGTGTGGCGACATCTCCCTGAACTCTCTTGACTGGGACTCGTTTCAGGACAACCGCATCGTTTATTCGCCACCCGGGATGACCCCGGAAACGCTGCACAGGCTGATAAAGAAAGGCTTCTACAAGTTTTATTTCCGCCCCCGGATTATCTGGGGCCTGATTCGGGAGATCCACTCTTTCGAGCAGTTCAGGATCGTGCTGAAAAGGGCGCTTGATATTTTCAGATGA
- a CDS encoding transposase, whose product MGKSFQNNRERITPLLSCPAEIRKAIYTTITIESLNMSLRKVSKNRALPSDD is encoded by the coding sequence ATTGGCAAATCCTTTCAGAACAACAGGGAGCGGATCACCCCATTACTCTCCTGCCCGGCGGAAATCCGGAAGGCGATTTACACGACCATCACCATTGAGTCGTTGAATATGTCACTGCGCAAGGTCTCGAAAAACAGGGCCCTCCCCAGCGATGATTGA
- a CDS encoding sel1 repeat family protein: protein MSRKFVVVFCVSMIAFFVFIGFPLPGQAEDDFNQQTLVADESVVQIHEQAELGDPEAQNYLGMVALYGFAGEPDYQAALEWFTRAADQGFEESIVQIGVIYENGFGVEADLLKAAEYYQQAVDLNWPIAFFRLGLLNLRGVPEGTTVGEGLAMLQKSCETGYQTGCGMRLYYDLKFEEALEIFEGECQIGDDIACVMANDVDSRLAKMQTEQSKSPVEEPAQEDNTNYLLIALALLLGAGGVWFFFWKSSAGRDQGNIEPPAEQ, encoded by the coding sequence ATGAGTCGAAAATTTGTTGTTGTCTTTTGCGTGTCGATGATCGCCTTTTTTGTTTTCATTGGCTTTCCTCTACCGGGACAGGCTGAGGATGATTTCAACCAGCAAACTCTTGTCGCAGATGAATCGGTTGTGCAGATTCATGAGCAGGCAGAGCTGGGGGACCCCGAAGCCCAGAATTATCTCGGCATGGTAGCGCTTTATGGCTTTGCCGGTGAACCGGACTACCAGGCTGCCCTGGAATGGTTTACCAGGGCGGCAGATCAGGGTTTCGAAGAATCGATCGTCCAGATCGGGGTGATCTATGAAAATGGGTTCGGGGTCGAGGCTGACCTTTTAAAGGCTGCGGAGTATTACCAGCAAGCCGTCGATCTCAACTGGCCGATCGCTTTTTTTCGTCTGGGGCTGCTTAATCTGCGCGGAGTTCCGGAAGGGACAACAGTCGGTGAAGGCCTGGCAATGCTGCAAAAGTCCTGTGAGACCGGCTATCAGACCGGTTGCGGGATGAGGCTCTACTATGATCTTAAATTTGAAGAGGCCCTTGAAATCTTTGAGGGGGAATGCCAGATCGGGGATGATATCGCTTGCGTCATGGCAAATGATGTGGACTCCCGGTTGGCCAAGATGCAAACGGAACAATCGAAATCGCCGGTTGAGGAGCCTGCTCAGGAAGACAACACCAACTACCTCCTGATTGCCTTGGCCTTGTTGCTCGGAGCGGGGGGTGTTTGGTTTTTCTTCTGGAAATCATCGGCTGGTCGTGACCAGGGAAATATCGAGCCGCCTGCAGAACAATAG
- a CDS encoding glycosyltransferase family 2 protein, translating into MKLTVIIPVYNERQTFAEIMQRVVRVPLFKEIIVVDDGSNDGTRELLSQYVNQPNIKVIFHKSNLGKGHAIRTGLAEASGEIVVIQDADLEYDPEDFVEMIKPIRNGQTAVVYGSRRLKKENKSYSGWIYYIGGLTVTYLACFLYRISITDEATCYKMMDTALLRSLNLTCERFEFCPEVTAKLALLDIPILEVPISYYPRNKSEGKKIGWRDAVEAIWTLLKLKLSPVKIKTTRGEC; encoded by the coding sequence ATGAAATTAACTGTAATAATTCCCGTGTATAATGAGCGTCAAACATTTGCCGAGATTATGCAACGTGTTGTGCGGGTGCCACTATTCAAGGAAATCATTGTCGTTGATGACGGCTCTAACGATGGTACGCGGGAATTATTATCTCAATATGTAAATCAGCCAAATATCAAAGTCATCTTCCATAAATCAAATCTTGGCAAAGGTCATGCCATTCGCACTGGTTTGGCTGAAGCGTCAGGCGAGATTGTTGTTATCCAGGACGCTGATCTGGAATATGATCCAGAAGATTTTGTCGAAATGATTAAGCCGATAAGAAACGGACAAACTGCTGTTGTTTACGGTTCTCGGCGGTTAAAAAAGGAAAATAAAAGTTACTCAGGATGGATCTATTACATCGGTGGCCTGACGGTTACCTATCTTGCCTGTTTTTTGTATAGAATATCGATAACTGACGAAGCAACCTGCTATAAGATGATGGATACCGCTTTGCTTCGCTCTCTTAATCTGACCTGCGAACGTTTCGAATTTTGTCCCGAGGTTACAGCCAAACTCGCATTGCTCGATATACCAATCCTGGAAGTTCCTATCTCCTATTACCCCCGGAACAAGAGCGAGGGTAAGAAGATTGGCTGGAGAGATGCAGTTGAGGCCATATGGACCTTGCTAAAACTCAAACTGAGTCCTGTAAAGATAAAAACGACGCGGGGCGAATGTTAA